In Macrobrachium rosenbergii isolate ZJJX-2024 chromosome 4, ASM4041242v1, whole genome shotgun sequence, one genomic interval encodes:
- the LOC136833339 gene encoding carotenoid isomerooxygenase-like: MFTYTFRALLLSLACLAASSKDSTSKSSWLRHCEQDTPSPVQGKLEGHIPEWVEGRLIRVGPGVHHIGNTSYKHLFDPLALLHMVQIQGGQATYTSRILESDTYKTNMREQRIAETEFGTAAYPDPCQTLFGKFFSWFEAPKMGDNCLVNVLQAKDQLIVMTETDTVRVVDPSNLQVIGDGVKIPDFVSVQRASAHPHVGTDGTIYNLAPTITEKGPGYSIISHKEGVLNKASLEATILARWRFNPGYMHSFALTENYYVLFETPLAMNAPTMLASNYLGTTPEESLVWYPNENTRFRVIRRSNGEEINIKFTAEKFFTFHQINAYETDDNLLVVDICAISSGEVIKSLYLENIGKQDSDPTKLKFDSIATRYVMPLTSIESLPYNEELLNKYSRIKIYPDDTSLPIRSPSAVRTGVNEIFLKGVNINDMFLEMPRINYIHNGKSYQYVYGVGTATGSIDFISLIKLDVRSGKELVWSDPNYFVSEPVYLPEPSKDGEDSGVILTLLLHKEELNHTVLLILNAQDLTEMARVHFTINGPATPTFHGQFVSFNDEVHGY, encoded by the exons ATGTTTACGTACACTTTTCGA GCGCTTCTGCTGTCCCTGGCATGCCTTGCAGCATCATCAAAAGATTCGACAAGCAAGTCATCCTGGTTGCGTCACTGTGAACAGGATACGCCCTCCCCTGTCCAAGGCAAATTAGAAGGGCATATCCCTGAATGGGTCGAAGGACGCCTCATCCGAGTAGGACCTGGTGTGCACCATATTGGGAATACATCCTACAAACACTTATTTGATCCTCTGGCTTTGCTGCATATGGTTCAAATCCAGGGTGGACAGGCAACTTACACTTCAAG AATCCTTGAAAGCGACACCTACAAAACAAATATGAGGGAACAACGCATAGCAGAGACAGAATTTGGGACAGCAGCTTATCCTGATCCTTGTCAAACACTCTTTGGGAAGTTCTTTTCATGGTTTGAAGCTCCAAAGATGGGTGATAACTGCTTGGTTAATGTGCTGCAAGCTAAAGACCAGTTGATCGTGATGACAGAAACTGATACCGTTCGAGTGGTGGATCCTAGCAATTTGCAAGTGATAGGTGATGGT GTAAAAATTCCGGATTTTGTGTCTGTGCAGAGAGCAAGTGCCCATCCCCATGTTGGAACAGATGGTACCATTTATAATTTAGCTCCTACTATCACAGAAAAAGGACCAGGTTATTCAATTATCTCTCATAAAGAAGGAGTTCTTAATAAAGCTTCATTAGAGGCCACTATTCTTGCTCGTTGGCGATTCAACCCAGGTTACATGCACAGTTTTGCTCTTACAGAGAACTACTATGTTTTATTTGAAACACCTCTGGCAATGAATGCCCCAACAATGCTTGCCTCCAATTATCTGGGTACAACTCCTGAGGAGAGTTTGGTATGGTATCCAAATGAAAACACCCGCTTTAGGGTAATCAGAAGAAGTAATGGTGAAGAGATTAACATCAAGTTTACAGCTGAGAAATTCTTCACATTCCATCAAATAAATGCTTATGAAACTGATGATAACCTACTGGTGGTTGACATTTGTGCTATTTCTTCAGGAGAAGTCATCAAAAGCTTGTACCTAGAAAATATTGGGAAACAGGATTCAGACCCAACCAAACTAAAGTTTGATTCCATAGCAACTAGGTATGTTATGCCTCTAACCAGTATTGAGTCTCTACCATACAATGAAGAGCTCCTGAATAAATACAGTAGAATTAAGATATACCCAGACGACACATCATTGCCAATCAGATCACCTTCTGCTGTAAGAACTGGGGTCaatgaaatattcttgaaaggggtaaatataaatgatatgttCCTGGAGATGCCAAGAATAAACTACATTCACAATGGTAAATCATATCAGTATGTCTATGGAGTTGGGACAGCAACTGGCAGTATTGATTTTATCTCACTTATCAAACTGGATGTTCGGTCAGGGAAAGAATTAGTGTGGAGTGATCCCAACTATTTTGTATCTGAACCAGTGTATCTACCTGAGCCTAGCAAGGATGGTGAGGATTCAGGGGTTATTTTAACTCTTTTGCTTCACAAAGAGGAACTCAATCATACTGTCCTTCTCATCCTTAATGCACAGGACCTTACTGAAATGGCTCGGGTTCATTTCACTATAAATGGTCCTGCAACACCTACATTCCATGGACAGTTTGTAAGCTTTAATGATGAAGTTCATGGTTACTGA